The stretch of DNA AACCAGAGCGTGGAGGGGACGGTGCTGGCGACAGAGTTGCGGGGACTTGTCCCCGGGGTCCCTTACCGTGCTGAAGTTGCCGCTGCCACCAGTGCAGGTGTGGGTGCCCGCAGCGCCCCTGTTCCCATCCACATTGGTGAGACCCTCATTGTCACAACTTGCACCCATGGGTGGGGCATGATGGGGTCAcccactgcagtgctggggatggcTCCTTGGCACCCCGCCGGTGTGTCCCTCTTTCCCGTGTCACTTGCAGCCCCCCTGGTGGAGCAAGATGCGGGGCCAGCAGGTGGGAGCAGCTTGGCTGAGCATTTAGCAGAGGTAGCCAGGCAGCCAGCCTTCATCGCTGGTGTTGGTGGTGCTTGCTGGGTCGTTCTCGCTGCCTTTGCTGCTTGGCTCTACAGCCGCCGCCGGAGGAAGAAGGAGCTCAGCCACTTCACCGGTACAGGGGGGTGCTACCCCTGGGACCTCTCACCCCTCACCCATCACCCATCAGCCACCCACCATCCCTCTCTTTACAGCATCCTTTGCCTACACACCCACCGGTAAGCCCATAGGTGCTGCGGGGTCTCAGTATGGCCTCTCGCTGCCCTCACCCCCATCTCTCTCCACAGTCGCCTTCCCGGCTCCAGTGCGCAGCAGCCCCAGGTAACCCCCCTGGcatcccctgccctccccaggacCCTCAGGGCTGACCACCAGCATTCCTCCACCCCCTCTCCTTGCAGGGCAGCTGCCGGCGGTGGTTACCCGTGGCTGGTGGATGCGTGGCGTGGTGGCggcacagccagtgctgccGGTTGCTTGGGGACCACTGAGAGATACTACAATGGTGAGGGGCCAGCATGGGGCTGGGTGGCTCTGATTGAGGGGGTCACGACCAACCCTGATGATGCTGGTCACCCTCTGCAGATGCCGGCATCACTCGTTACATCGCCCAGACGGAGCAGtttggagcaggggctgctgagggGCCGGTTTACAGCACCATCGAGGTTGACAGTGAGGAGCTCTGCACCTTCCCCCGTCCCTTCTCACAGTATGGGACCTCCTATCCTGGGGGTGGTTCTCAGCCCATGGATGCTGCAGCCCCCCAGGTGCCCCGTGGCCGGGCTGAGCACGGTAGGGTGGTCGGATGGGTGGGGGCACGCATGGGTGCTCGTGGTGCGGtgcccttcccacagcccccccagcaTCCCTCCTTGGCACAGGGGCCAAAGCCAAGCTGGGGCAAGCAGTGAAACCGCCGGTGGTGAGctggacagagctgctgcccccaCCACCCTCAGCCAGTGAGCTCAGCCAGTGCacccaggaggaggagaaggaggaggaagaggaggatgaagaggcaGCCGGAGGGTGAGTGTGGGGGCTTGGGGGCTGGGTGTGCTGCCCCCAGCACCTACCCTGTGGTTTCCACCCTgcaggctggggatggaggTGTGGTACCCTGGTGAGGACAtcccctgtgccactgctgcaTCCTCACCCACCATCTCCTCTGGCTGCCGTTCCACCGCCACGCTGACACCGTCACCTCGCACCACGGAGGACATCCCTCGCCTCCGCGACTTCGATAACTCCCTCCTGCCCCGGTAGGAGATGGGCCTTGCTTGGTATGGCCGTGCCATTGGGGTCTGGATGTCCCATTGGGGTCCAGATGTCCCATCGAGGTCCAGATGTCCCACCATGGTCTGGGTGTTCCATCGCAATTCAGCCATGTTGTCACTACCCAGCTCTGCCATGCCATCATGGTCCAACAGTGTCGTTAGGGTCCAGGTGTCTCATTGGGGTCCAGATGTTCTGTTGGGGTCAAGATGCCCCACCATGGTCCAGATGTTCCATCACAACCCAGCCATTTTGTCACTATTTGGCTCTGCCATGCTCTCATGGTCCAGCCATGTCACTGAGGTCCAGATGTGTCATCCGAGGCCCAGGTGTCCCACTGAAGTCTGGATGTCATGCCCAGTCATGTATTCATGATCCAGTTCCACTGTTCCACCATAGTCTGGCCTTGCCACTGGACTCTGGATCAGGGCCTGGATGTCCCACCATGGTCTGGGTGTCCCATCACAATCCAGCCACATTACCATGACCCggtcctgctgtgccaccaTGGTCTGGCCATACCATTGGGGTCTGGATGCCCAGGTGTCTCTTTGTGATTCATCCATGGTGTCACCATCCCCCcctcctctccagctgtgctctgacCGTGCTGTCATGACACATCCATGACACCGTGGGCTGACTGGGGTGTTGCAATACAGCTGCATCATCACCGGACAGGTGGGCCACCATCATCCAGCTGTGCTGTTGTgacccagctctgccatgaTCTGCCTGTGCCATCACAATGCTGGCATGtcactgcatccagctgtgcagctgcagtcTAGATGTCTGGCTGCAATCCAGCTGTGCTATGacccagctgtgcagctgcaatCAAGCTGCATGGTTGCAATTCAGTTGTGCCATGACCTAgctgtgtcatggtttagctGTGCAGCTGCAATCTGCCAGTGTGCTTGCAATCCAGATGTGTGGTgatccagctgtgccactgcaATCCAGCTGTGTGGCTGCAATCCAGCTGAGCAGCCTCTATCCAGTTGTGCTCCAGATGTGCCATTGCAGGCCAGCCATGCTATCACAACCTTGCCAGGCCGTGGTCCCCACCCTAGCTGTGCCATTGCTGCTCCCCTttgccagcccagctgtgtgGCTGTGATCCAGCTGTGGCACTTCTATCCAGCTGTGACGCTTCAGCCCACCTACACCAGTGCCATCCAGCTGTGACAGTAGCACATGGCTTCTCctggctctggcacagctctAGAGGGCTTGTGCCAGCACTGTGGTGGCCGCTGAGCCCCCATCCCGCTCCCCCCACCCTGGCTTCACTCCACCCCCCTCTTTGCCAGGAGAACCCCCCATGGCGTCAGCACCCCCTCACAGGCACCCAGTCCCTCGGTGACTCCGGATGCCAGTGAGGGCCATCCACCCCGAGCCCGCTGCCCTCCTGGCACAGGTGAGCCCTGAGGGGCCAGTTTGGGTGGGTGGGAGCCTCACTGGTTATTGGGGGGGCTGACGCTGCCATCCCCCACCCAGGGAAAACCCGCGGGGTGATCTCCAAAAGTCGCCTGAAGCCCAAATGCAGCCGCTACCGCCGGGAAAAGCAGATGGGAGGtgagtgggaggaaaaaataggGAGTtcaggaggctcaggggagctcagccctctcctctccctctgccgCAGacctgccgccgccgccgctgccgccgccagGCGAGACCCCCGGCCCCTCTCCGGAGCTGGAGCCAAGCGGGGCTGAGCGCAGGGTCACCCATCGCCCGCCCCGCGGCGGTAAGCCAGAGCCACCCATCGCGCGACAAAAGGGCTGGGGGTGTCACTGCCGAGCCCCAACCTtgtcccttcccctgcagaTGAGGTCATCCCCTACAGCAaaccctcctgcctgccccgcGGGCAGGTGTCTGGCAGCTGCTCCACCACGGGCAGCATCTCGTCCCgcggctccagcagctcccgcgGCCACGGCTCGGGGCGCAGCCGGACGCCGGGGGACCGCGGCGAAGGGACCGGCCACTGCCGCCGCCCAGGGGCCCCGTTTCCCTGCCCGCCGCAGGAGAAGCGATAAAAAGGGAGGGCGAGTCGGAGACAGAGTTGGGAACATGGGGATGGGAACACAGGGGACGTGGAGGGATGTTCTTTAATTTCTGAGTGGCTCTATGGAAATGGGTTGCACAGAGCTCGCGGCCAGTGGGCATCGGCGTGAGGGGGGACAGGGATGCTTGGGGTGGGGCAAGGGCAGTCACAAGGAATGAGGACCCTGGGGAGGGGCAAGGATGCTCAGGAGGTACAAGGAAGATGCTCAGAGAAGGACATGAACCCTGGGGACAGAAACAGTTGGGATAGATGAGAATGCTGAGGAGGGCTGAGGACGCTGGGGAGGGGTGAGGAGGATGCTTAAGTGGGGCAAGGATCCTGGAGACAAGGATGGTTGGGAGGAACAAGAATACTGGGAAAGGACAAGGATGTCTGGGAGGGATGAGGTGGTTGAAAAGGATGGGGACAGCTAGGGGGGACAAGGACAAGACAGATGGATGAGGGTGCTGGTGAAGGACAAGGAAGGCTGGGGGACAAGGATGCCTGGAGGGAAGAGGACACACAGGAAGGACAAGGATTCCCAGGGGCTGAGGATTGCTGGGGGGAAGAGGACACTTGGGAAAAACAAGATTGCTTGGGAGGGACAAGGACAGCAGTAAGGGACAAGGAGGATGGTTGCAGGGGGATGAGGACAGTGGGGAAGGACAAGGACGCTTGGCATGGGGAACAAACAACTGGTGAAGGAAGAAGACACTCGGGAGGGCTGAGAACCCTGGGAATGAGGATGATTAGGAGGGACAAGGAGACTCGGAGGGAGCACAAGGCCACTCAGGTGGCTTGGGAAGGATGAGAACACTTGGGAGAGACAGGGGTGATCAAGGTGGGACAAGGATGCTGAGGAAGGACATGAACTATCAGAAAGCACAAGGACAGTTGGAAGGAATGGGAATgaccagcagggatggggatggtcAGGGGGTCAACAACCCCAGGGAAAGACAAGGACACTTGGGGTGGACAACAGTGCCTGGGCTGGACTAGGATAGTTAGTGGGGATGAggatgctggggaaggaggacGAGACTGAGGAAGGACAAGGACACTTAGAGGGGATGCAGACTCTTGGGGAGGATGAGGATGCTGGGGACGAATGAGGAATTTGGGAGGGGGTGGGGACACtgaggagggatggggacactgtggAAGAAGAAGGACACTTGGGAAGGACAAGAACGCTGAATAAGGAGGGACACCCACCCACCTTTGTGCCACCCTAGTAAAGAGCCCCTGTTTGGGGAACTGCCTAATAAAGCTGGATTTTAGATGAGCCAAGGGGACTCTGGCCTTGCTGCGTCCTGCGCCCTGGGGACTGCCAcgctcctgtccctcctgtccccaggtCACCACCTTCCCTGGCCCAGGGGCTGCCAATCCCTGACCCCTGGCCacctggaaagcaaaggaaatgttttccaaCACCCTGCAACAGATGACACTCCTCACCACCCCCAGTGGCCACCACCCTGGCATTGGGGCACTACGCACCGTTCTGTGAGCTACCGTTCATGGCTGCCTCTGTCCTGATTCTCTGTGGGACCTCCAGCACTTTCCACCAGTCCCAGGTGGTGGTGGGGACTCTGGGTGGGAAGACCTGCTCCAAGGGTGATGCTGGTGGTGAGGGACCTGCAGGGAAGAAGGCAAGGGGATAGTGGCATCGCCATGGTGTCATGATGGAGCTGTCTTCCTCGGGGAGCTGATGATGCTCAGGGTCAGAGAATGGGTCTAGGGACCCTTCACTCACCCCCGTAATCCCCGTCGGTGTCCtcaaggctgcagcagaggccaTCGACAGCCACGGCCAGCGCCCGGGCAAAGCTGGCATCTAGGAGGAAGGAGCCGTCACAGGAGCTCACCAAGCTGCAGCGGGCGCTGGCAAAGTTGTCCTCTGAGACAGACCCCCAGCCGTTCAGCAGCGACCCTCCTGGCGAGCCCCTCGTTGCTGTAcgctcttcctcctcatcctcttcttcctcctcctcttcctcctcctcctcctcacctaGCTCAGAGGCTGTTGGCCCATAGATGTAGCCGTAGGTGTGCAGCGGTGAGAAAGACCGTGGTGTGGTTGGTGCCGGGGGTCTGTGGGGAACACAGTGGGGGTACCGCTGGCACCAGGGGATGCTGCCATCACAGGGGTGTGCCAGGAGGATGGGGAATACCTGCAGCAGGTAGTGTCCTGGTCCATCTCCAGGACCTCAGCCACCTGCTGTTGTGTGAGGACTCCATCGCTGAAGGCTGGCGAGAGGCGCCCGGTGGTTGGGGATGTGTCCTTGGGGTACCTGGTAGCCAGGAATATGTCCCTTGGGTGCCTGGTCTCCAGTGACATGTTCCTGGTGTGGCTGGTGGCTGGGGACATGTCCTTGGGGTACCTGGTGCCCAAGAACATGTCcttctggtgaccagtgactgGGGACACCTCTTTGGGATGTCTGGTGGCTGGAGATGTGTCCTTGGGATGTCTGGTGGCTGGAGATGGGTCCTTGGGATGCCTGGTGGCTGGAGATGTGTCCTTGGGATGCCTTACTGCTGGTGACACGTTTTCGGGGTACCTGCTGCACAGAGACATGTCCCTTGTGTGCATGGTCACCAGTGATGGATCCCTGGGGCTCCTGGTGGCCTGAGACATGTCCTTAGAGTACCTGGTGCCCAAGAAGTTGTCCCTGCAGTGCTCGGAGACTGGTGACATCTCCTCAGGGTGCCTGGTGACTGGGGATGTGTCCCTGGGGTGCCCAGTGGCTGGCAATGTGTCCTTGGGATGCCTCAAGGCTGGTGACATGTTTTCAGAGTACCTGGTGCACAGGAACAAGTGCCTTGGGTGCATGGTCACCAGTGATGGCTCCCTGGGGTACCTGTTGGCTGGGGACATGTCCTTGGCATACCTGGAGGCCAGGAACTTGTCCCTGCAATGCCTGGTGCCTGGGGACATCTCCTGGGGGAGCCTTGTGCCTGGGGACGTGTCCTTTGGGTGTCTGCTGGCTGAGGGCATGTCCTTGGGGTGCCTCGTGGACAGTGACATGTCCTTCTGGCACCTGGCCACTGGTAATGGGTCTCTGGGGCACCTAGTGACCAGGGAGGTGTCCTCAGGGTGCCTGGTGGCCAAGACTGTGTCCCTCTGGTGCTTGGTTGCTGGTGATGGGTCCTTGTGGTGCCTGGTGGCTGGTGACATgtccctgggggtcctggggacTGAGGACACATCTTTAGGATGCCTGTTGGCCAGGAACATGTCCTTGGGGTGCTCAGTGACCAAGGACATGTCCCTGGGGTTCCTGGTGGCCGGTGACACATCCCTGGGGTTCTCAGTGACTGGGGATGGGTCCCTGGGGCATCGCATGAGTGGAGATGTGTCCCTGGGGATCCCAGTGACTGAGGACGTGTCCTTGGGATGCCTGGTGACCAGAGATGTGTCCCTGGGGTACATGGAGGCGGGGGACCTGCAGGTGCAAGGGACATGTTGGGTTTTGCAGCAAAGGGTTGGGTTGCAGGGCACCTGTGTGGATGGGGACACCCAGACTCACCGTGTCACTGGCTGGTGCCAGGCATGGGGTGGCCTCGGTGGTGTCACCGGTGACCTGGTTACACCAGAGGCCAGTGAAGTGCTGCCCCGACGTGGTTTTGGAGAGCTGAAGACTGGTAGCTGTGGGTCTGTGCTGTCCATCACGGCAGTGACCGTGTCACCCTCATGTCCCCTTTGCTGAGGTCGCCTGGCTGCCAGACCAAAATCTGTCCCCCACTCGCCTCCACTTCCAGTGACAGGGATGTGGCTGGGGCCAGCTGTGAGCACCGGGGTGCTGTGCACTTGATGAAGCTCTGTGTGGGGAATGACGGACACAGAGCCGTGGGTCATGACCCTGGTGTCCTCCATGTCCCCCCACGCGCCCCCCACACCCACCTCTCTTGCGCACACGCTCCcaagctgctgggtttggggtaCTGGGTGAGGTATGCACCCCGGGGTGCCCCCCACCGCAGCACCCCGTGTCCCTGAGGGGCGGTGGGTGCTCCCCACGGAGCCTGCTGCGGTTGGGGGGCGTGGGCGGACCAAGGCTCGGCGGCTCCAAGGAGAGGGCTGGAAGAGTAAGAGAGGTCAGGGCACCCATGGGGCcatgtgtcccctgtcccctctgttcTTGGGTCTGTGTGTCCTCAAGtccttgctgcctgcagacagGCAATGGGGGGAACTATGGTGGGGGTCCCATAGCACTGGGGGTCCCAGGCATAGGGTGGGGATCTCGGGTACACTTTGCTGGTCCCATAGCACTCTCTGAGGGTCCCAGGCCTGGGCTGGGGGTCCTGTTGCAGCAGGTCAGTGTTCCATGGAACTGGCTGGGGATCCAAGGGCATCACATGGGATGGATGGGGGTCCCATGGCAGAGAGTGGGGGCTCTATGGCACCAGGTGGGGCTCCCAACCCTAGTGCTCACTGGAGGGGTGGGGGTCCCATGGCAGTGGGTTGGCATCCCAGTCCCCACGGGGCTCACTGGAGGGGTGGGGGTCCCTGCCATCACTGCCCAGGAGTCGGCTGCtaaggctgctgctgctgctgaggtttCGGGGGGCACAGCTGGGTTTCCAGGGCCCACCAAGCCACGGTGAGTCACCAGCCACCAGCCTGCAGGGCAAGAGGTGCTGTCAGTGCATCAACTCCCACCACACCAGGGACCTGCTGTGTCTCCCACCCCGTGGCCTCTCACCTGTGGCGAGCTGTGGCGTCCTGGCTGGCACGACGCTGGcagacgaggaggaggagggcgagTAAGGCCAACCAGAGCATGGAACCAGCGGCTGCGATGAcagcaggctgctgcagtgcctggacCACCCTGCTGCTCCCCGCTGTCAGCCCTACAAGGGTCCTATCGATGTCACTTCATGTCACCACCTTGACCCCCACCCGCACCCCACCTTGCTCTCCGTCTCCTACCCAGGACACCACACGTGGCATTGCTGGGAACCCCCAGCCCTGCGCTGTTGAAAGCTGCCACCTGGACACAGAATTCGGCCCCAGGGTGTGGGAGGAGGGTTTCCAGGCGGCGGGTGGCTCCGTCCACTGTCCTGTTGGTGGGGCGCTGCCAGCCCTCACCCATTGACCAAACCTGGCAGGCACCAAGAGGATGTGTCCCCTTAGATGATTAGCCTTGATGGCCCCCCTTTAATGGACCCCCTGTGGATGGACCCCCTTGGATGCACCCCCTTGGATGGACCCCTTCAGATGAACATCCCTTGATAGACTCCCGTTGATGGATTCCCCTTGGATAGACTCACTTGGATGGGTCCCTTTAGATGAATATCCTTGATGGACTCCCCTTGGAAGGACCCCTTTGGATGGGCTCCCTTGCATGCCCCTAGGATGGACCTCCTTGGGTGAATACTCCTTGGATGGACCCCATTGATGGATCCCCCTTTGGATGGACTCCCTTGGATGAATCCCCTAGGCTGGACTCCTTTGGATGAACTCC from Corvus moneduloides isolate bCorMon1 chromosome 25, bCorMon1.pri, whole genome shotgun sequence encodes:
- the ROBO4 gene encoding roundabout homolog 4 isoform X5 produces the protein MAELFVFTVTFPPFGISQPPHPAIVPPHPGAGSSPGAGREEPGSREETGRLARASMAGGWETALGLGLCLAALHRGGCRLPSVATAPQTPAVLRDNFRLQPGDLVTTAGQTLELDCVPPLGYPEPYVTWKKDGVTLDLVGERYVVTKGKLQVASAQRSDSGLYICVASNAAGKRESRGARVSVLEKPSIVRHPSDAVAVAGSTVELGCSTRGDPAPQVQWHKERGDLPWGRHELDREHTLRLYAVTSADAGTYVCTAQSQLGTAAATTFLHVEDQLATGQQETAPRDLLAVRLHLDNGTALPTAAVQLRWQMLLPVPVPVGYTVLYRSLFPVTTSWVQHDAGRELSTIIPALRRGYKYEFKVRPYTGGTQGSDSNSRHLWIPEEVPSAAPQHVTISQAETGNGTVVVSWEPPPPEAHNGVIRGYQVWSMGEGWQRPTNRTVDGATRRLETLLPHPGAEFCVQVAAFNSAGLGVPSNATCGVLGLTAGSSRVVQALQQPAVIAAAGSMLWLALLALLLLVCQRRASQDATARHRLVAGDSPWLGGPWKPSCAPRNLSSSSSLSSRLLGSDGRDPHPSSEPRGDWDANPLPWDPHPSTLSLEPPSLGPPTPPNRSRLRGEHPPPLRDTGCCGGGHPGVHTSPSTPNPAAWERVRKRELHQVHSTPVLTAGPSHIPVTGSGGEWGTDFGLAARRPQQRGHEGDTVTAVMDSTDPQLPVFSSPKPRRGSTSLASGVTRSPVTPPRPPHAWHQPVTRSPASMYPRDTSLVTRHPKDTSSVTGIPRDTSPLMRCPRDPSPVTENPRDVSPATRNPRDMSLVTEHPKDMFLANRHPKDVSSVPRTPRDMSPATRHHKDPSPATKHQRDTVLATRHPEDTSLVTRCPRDPLPVARCQKDMSLSTRHPKDMPSASRHPKDTSPGTRLPQEMSPGTRHCRDKFLASRYSENMSPALRHPKDTLPATGHPRDTSPVTRHPEEMSPVSEHCRDNFLGTSRYPENVSPAVRHPKDTSPATRHPKDPSPATRHPKDTSPATRHPKEVSPVTGHQKDMFLGTRDIFLATRYPKDTSPTTGRLSPAFSDGVLTQQQVAEVLEMDQDTTCCRPPAPTTPRSFSPLHTYGYIYGPTASELGEEEEEEEEEEEEDEEEERTATRGSPGGSLLNGWGSVSEDNFASARCSLVSSCDGSFLLDASFARALAVAVDGLCCSLEDTDGDYGGPSPPASPLEQVFPPRVPTTTWDWWKVLEVPQRIRTEAAMNGSSQNGGQGSGIGSPWAREGGDLGTGGTGAWQSPGRRTQQGQSPLGSSKIQLY
- the ROBO4 gene encoding roundabout homolog 4 isoform X2; the encoded protein is MAELFVFTVTFPPFGISQPPHPAIVPPHPGAGSSPGAGREEPGSREETGRLARASMAGGWETALGLGLCLAALHRGGCRLPSVATAPQTPAVLRDNFRLQPGDLVTTAGQTLELDCVPPLGYPEPYVTWKKDGVTLDLVGERYVVTKGKLQVASAQRSDSGLYICVASNAAGKRESRGARVSVLEKPSIVRHPSDAVAVAGSTVELGCSTRGDPAPQVQWHKERGDLPWGRHELDREHTLRLYAVTSADAGTYVCTAQSQLGTAAATTFLHVEDQLATGQQETAPRDLLAVRLHLDNGTALPTAAVQLRWQMLLPVPVPVGYTVLYRSLFPVTTSWVQHDAGRELSTIIPALRRGYKYEFKVRPYTGGTQGSDSNSRHLWIPEEVPSAAPQHVTISQAETGNGTVVVSWEPPPPEAHNGVIRGYQVWSMGEGWQRPTNRTVDGATRRLETLLPHPGAEFCVQVAAFNSAGLGVPSNATCGVLGLTAGSSRVVQALQQPAVIAAAGSMLWLALLALLLLVCQRRASQDATARHRLVAGDSPWLGGPWKPSCAPRNLSSSSSLSSRLLGSDGRDPHPSSEPRGDWDANPLPWDPHPSTLSLEPPSLGPPTPPNRSRLRGEHPPPLRDTGCCGGGHPGVHTSPSTPNPAAWERVRKRELHQVHSTPVLTAGPSHIPVTGSGGEWGTDFGLAARRPQQRGHEGDTVTAVMDSTDPQLPVFSSPKPRRGSTSLASGVTRSPVTPPRPPHAWHQPVTRSPASMYPRDTSLVTRHPKDTSSVTGIPRDTSPLMRCPRDPSPVTENPRDVSPATRNPRDMSLVTEHPKDMFLANRHPKDVSSVPRTPRDMSPATRHHKDPSPATKHQRDTVLATRHPEDTSLVTRCPRDPLPVARCQKDMSLSTRHPKDMPSASRHPKDTSPGTRLPQEMSPGTRHCRDKFLASRHLFLCTRYSENMSPALRHPKDTLPATGHPRDTSPVTRHPEEMSPVSEHCRDNFLGTRYPENVSPAVRHPKDTSPATRHPKDPSPATRHPKDTSPATRHPKEVSPVTGHQKDMFLGTRDIFLATRYPKDTSPTTGRLSPAFSDGVLTQQQVAEVLEMDQDTTCCRPPAPTTPRSFSPLHTYGYIYGPTASELGEEEEEEEEEEEEDEEEERTATRGSPGGSLLNGWGSVSEDNFASARCSLVSSCDGSFLLDASFARALAVAVDGLCCSLEDTDGDYGGPSPPASPLEQVFPPRVPTTTWDWWKVLEVPQRIRTEAAMNGSSQNGGQGSGIGSPWAREGGDLGTGGTGAWQSPGRRTQQGQSPLGSSKIQLY
- the ROBO4 gene encoding roundabout homolog 4 isoform X7, producing the protein MAELFVFTVTFPPFGISQPPHPAIVPPHPGAGSSPGAGREEPGSREETGRLARASMAGGWETALGLGLCLAALHRGGCRLPSVATAPQTPAVLRDNFRLQPGDLVTTAGQTLELDCVPPLGYPEPYVTWKKDGVTLDLVGERYVVTKGKLQVASAQRSDSGLYICVASNAAGKRESRGARVSVLEKPSIVRHPSDAVAVAGSTVELGCSTRGDPAPQVQWHKERGDLPWGRHELDREHTLRLYAVTSADAGTYVCTAQSQLGTAAATTFLHVEDQLATGQQETAPRDLLAVRLHLDNGTALPTAAVQLRWQMLLPVPVPVGYTVLYRSLFPVTTSWVQHDAGRELSTIIPALRRGYKYEFKVRPYTGGTQGSDSNSRHLWIPEEVPSAAPQHVTISQAETGNGTVVVSWEPPPPEAHNGVIRGYQVWSMGEGWQRPTNRTVDGATRRLETLLPHPGAEFCVQVAAFNSAGLGVPSNATCGVLGLTAGSSRVVQALQQPAVIAAAGSMLWLALLALLLLVCQRRASQDATARHRLVAGDSPWLGGPWKPSCAPRNLSSSSSLSSRLLGSDGRDPHPSTLSLEPPSLGPPTPPNRSRLRGEHPPPLRDTGCCGGGHPGVHTSPSTPNPAAWERVRKRELHQVHSTPVLTAGPSHIPVTGSGGEWGTDFGLAARRPQQRGHEGDTVTAVMDSTDPQLPVFSSPKPRRGSTSLASGVTRSPVTPPRPPHAWHQPVTRSPASMYPRDTSLVTRHPKDTSSVTGIPRDTSPLMRCPRDPSPVTENPRDVSPATRNPRDMSLVTEHPKDMFLANRHPKDVSSVPRTPRDMSPATRHHKDPSPATKHQRDTVLATRHPEDTSLVTRCPRDPLPVARCQKDMSLSTRHPKDMPSASRHPKDTSPGTRLPQEMSPGTRHCRDKFLASRYSENMSPALRHPKDTLPATGHPRDTSPVTRHPEEMSPVSEHCRDNFLGTRYPENVSPAVRHPKDTSPATRHPKDPSPATRHPKDTSPATRHPKEVSPVTGHQKDMFLGTRDIFLATRYPKDTSPTTGRLSPAFSDGVLTQQQVAEVLEMDQDTTCCRPPAPTTPRSFSPLHTYGYIYGPTASELGEEEEEEEEEEEEDEEEERTATRGSPGGSLLNGWGSVSEDNFASARCSLVSSCDGSFLLDASFARALAVAVDGLCCSLEDTDGDYGGPSPPASPLEQVFPPRVPTTTWDWWKVLEVPQRIRTEAAMNGSSQNGGQGSGIGSPWAREGGDLGTGGTGAWQSPGRRTQQGQSPLGSSKIQLY